The Erigeron canadensis isolate Cc75 chromosome 1, C_canadensis_v1, whole genome shotgun sequence genome segment CTGTCTAGTCTGTTTAGCATCTCTATCAATGATCTCGATGGGCTCTTCGGTGAACTCGAGCCCTTCGTCAATAtgaacatccttaacaggaatgaCAGTCGGGTCGTCTGCCATGCACTTCTTTAGATTAGACACATGAAATGTGTCATGAACATTGCCAAGTTCTAAAGGTAGTTCCAGCTTGTACGCTACTGGTACCACACGTTTAATGATCTCATAAGGTCCGATGTACCGAGGCGTCAATTTGCCTTTCTTGCCGAACCGGGCagtacctttccatggggaaactttTAATAGAACTTTATTGCCTACCTGGAACTCTAAAGGTTTACGGCGTTTGTCCGCATAGGACTTTTGTCTGTCTTGAGGAGCTTTAAacttttctttgataacagcGATTTTGTCTATAGTGAACTGTACGACTGGGAGCTTCATCCAGCTTCTTTCACCGGCGTCTAGCCAACAAAGTGGTGATCTGCACTTACGCCCGTATAAGGCCTTGAACGGGGCACACTGAATACTAGTGTGATAGCtgttattgtacgagaactcgatcaacgaaagatgtttatcccaacttcctctgaactctaatgcacaagaacgAAGCATGTCCTCCAAAGTCTAAATAGTACGTTCGCTTTGCCCGTCTGTCCGTGGGTGATAAGCGGTGCTCAAGTTAAGTCTAGTACCTAACGCTTCTTAaagtgactgccaaaagtcAAACGTGAAGCGAGGATCTCGATCGGACACAATTGATAAAGGGACACCGTACTTGGTCACAATATCGTCTATATAGATCTCAGCGAGTCTCTCCAGTGAGTAGTCATCACGAATTGGAAGAAAACGAGCTGATTTCGTCAGTCTGTTACGATAACCCAAATAGAGTTATGGTTGTCTTTTGTACGAGGCAGTTTCATGATGAAGTCCATGGTAAtatcttcccacttccacaccGGGACTTCTAATTGTTTCAATAAACCGGAAGGTTTCTAATGTTCGATCTTAACTTTAGAACATGTCAAACATCTGCTGACGTACTCAAAGATCTCTCTCTTCATCCCAGGCCACTAGTAGTCTTGTTTCAGGTTCTTGTACATCTTGTCTGCGCCTGGATGAATCGAGTACCTTGAACTGTGAGCAtcctgcatgatgatctctcTAACACCATTAActgcagggatccaaactcggttcttgaacTTCCTGACTCCTTCGTCATCAATTTCAAGTTCTTGAGCGATTGGGCCTAACCGTTCTGCCTTTAGGTTTTCTTTTGACCTCAATCCGATCTCTTGACCTGGGATCACACGTTGTTTCAAGTCTGTACGATCTGCTTCCTTGATGGATAGGATTATGACTCGTTCTTTTCTGCTTAAAGCATCGGCTACTACATTTGCCTTCCCAGGATAATACTTGATGTCACAATCGTAATCACTTAGTAACTCCACCAAACGCCTTTGTCTCATGTTCAATTCTTTTTGATTGTACACATGTTGCAAGCTCTTATCATCGGTAAAGATAGTACATTTAGTTTCGTACAAGTAGTGCCTCCAAATCTTTAAGGCAAAAACAACTGCTCCAAGTTCTAAATCGTGGGTGGTATAGTTCTTTTCATGCACTTTGAGTTGTCTGGATGTGTAGGCGATCACTTTGCCTCTTTGCATCAGTACGCAGCCTGACCTTGATGTGAAGCGTCACAGTTCACGACAAAGTCTTCGGTGCCTTCTGGTAAAGCTAGAACAGGTGCTTCACACAATCGGTCTTTTAGGGTTTGGAACGCTCATTCTTGTTGTTCACCCCAGATAAAGTCTTTGGTCTTTTGAGTCAGTTAAGTCAAGGGTAGTGCGATCTTAGAAAAGTTCTCAATAAAACGACGGTAATAACCAGCTAGTCCAAGAAAATTACGAACTTCAGTAGGAGCTTTCGGAGCCTCCCACTTTTTAATGGCTTCAATCTTGGCCGGGTCGACATGAATGCCTTGCTTATTTACGACGTGGCCGAGgaactgtacttggcgaagccagaaCTCGCACTTGGAGAACTTAGCGTACAACTCTTCTTCTCGAAGAAGTTGGAGAATAGAACGTAAATGTTGCTCATGATCAGTCTTGTTCCGAGAGTACACGAGTATGTCGTCAATGAACACAATAACAAATTTGTCTAAGAACGGATGACAGACACGATTCATTAAGTCCATAAAGATCGCTGGAGCATTAGTcagaccaaatggcataacgAGAAGTTCGTAATGACCATAACGagtacgaaaagctgtcttTGGGACGTCACCATCCTGAACACGGATCTGGTGGTAGCCCGAACGTAGATCGATCTTAGAGAAGTACGAagcaccttgcaattgatcaaacagaTCGTCTATACGAGGCAGGGGATACCGGTTCTTAATGGTTAGTTTGTTCAGTTCacgatagtctatgcacattctcatggagccatctttctttttaacgaacAAGATCGGTGCTCTCCAAGGGGATGAACTAGGACGAATGAAGCCTTTGCTCAAAAGTTCTTGCAATTGattggacagttcttgcatttcaggaggAGCTAAACGATACTGTGCTTTAGCGACTGGTGCTGCACCGGGAACaagatcaatattgaactcgacttgtctaaCAGGTGGAATGCCAGGTAAGTCGTCAAGAAAGACATCTGGATAGTCCCGaacaatggggatgtcttgaaCTTTCAGTTCTTTAGCACTTTTATCAATGACATGAGCTAGGTACACAAGATGATCTTTCTTGTCCAAGTGCTTACGGAATTTCATCGCTGAGACTATTTTAAGTTCATTTGTCGACTTATCGCCTTGTGCGATCAAGATCTCGCCGTTCTGGAGCGGTATATGGACTAATTTCTCGTGACAACAGATAGTCGGTGTTTGGATagccaatccattcccacgataACGTCAAAGCTACTAATCTCAACAGGGATTAGGTCAATTATAAAGTTCTTGTTTACTAAGATCAAAGGATAGTCTAGAGCAATTTCGTTAGTGCCGTACTTATGGCCATTTGCGTACTCTACCACATACTTATCATTTAGTTTGCCAGTTATCATGTCAGTCTTAGCTTTAAAGTCTAATGCAACAAAGCTACGTTCAGCACCGGAGTCAAATAGTACAGAAGCATAATGATCgttcagaagaaaagtacctgtcacaacccgAGGGTTCTGACGAGCTTCCTCAGCATTCAGAGCAAAAACACGAGCGTTAGCAGGGCCTTGTTGGTTTTGCTGTTGCTGATGGTTCTGGTTCCTTGGCCCGCGTGGATAAGCAACACGCTGAACTTGGGCATTCTGGATCTGGTTCTGATTTCTTTGAATTGGTACAGCAGGTGGTAGTGGAGGTCTCGCATTTCTCATTAGTGGATTTCTGTTGACTGGTGGTGGGTTGGTTCTGATCAAGTTCGCTGTGACAGCATTACAATACTTAGCCATGTGCCCAAATCCCTGGCACTTATAGCAGACAGGACAAGCACCAGTGTGATGAAGGTTACAACGGGTACACTTTGGATAAGCTCCATAATATCTTGTTGGTTCAGGCACTGCGGTCACCGCATAattcttcaagatcttcccctTCTTACTTGGGGGCTCAACTTTCTTCTCCACCACTTCTTCAGCATTCCTCTTTCCCTTCTCAACATTCTCCGTCAACCCTCCTGATCTGATAATATCTTTGGTCAAGGTCTTGTCCAGTACAGTGGCTCTTGACATGGTCTTAGGGCCTTTATTGGTAAGGTCACGGCGGATCTCAGGAATCAAGCCCCAAATAATATGATCAATCTTCTTCTCCTCAGTGGAAGCCAAGTGTGGTACAAGTCTGGCAAGCTCATTAAACCTCAAAATGTACTTCTCAATCTCCAAACCCTCCATTTTCAAATCCCCGAACTCTTGGTCTAGCTCTTGCAAAGCATCTTTGGTACAGAACTCAgctctcatcatcttctgaagTTCTTCCCAAGTGTGAGCATAAGCGGTCTTCCTGCCAATAGTGGTGACGATGCCAGTCCACCAAGACCTAGCAGCTCCGTCGAATTAGCTGGTCGCATGCTCCACCATCTTGTCTTTAGTAGTCTCAGTGTGGTACAAGGCTTCTTCCATGTTCTCAAACCACATCAACAGTTCTTCAGCACCTTTCTCCCCTATGTAGATTAGGGGTTTGCACTGAGTAAAGGTCTTGAACAAACACCCTCTGCTTCGGGTAACTCTGCCTTTAGTTGTGGCTCGGGTGTTGATCTGACTAGCACCATCAAAATCACTGTTCACTTCTTGATCTGTTCAGGTTCCTCTTGGGTTCTCTTGTTCTGAGTAGCTCTGGTAGTTCTGGTACCTTTAGTTAGGGGGATTTCTAGCATCTGAGCGACTTGGGTAGCAAGGTTTGGTATCATCGCATTCATGCGGTCTGTGATGAGGTTCGCTACATCTTCTAGAGTAAAGTTGACAGTAGCGTTAGCACTTGGTTTATGTTCAGTCGGTTCAACAGCGGGTGCAACCTTAGCTTTTCTTCCACGTTTAGCCGGCATCCTTCCTTATATCTCCTGATAAGACGGAAAAATATGAACTCGATTACGTTTCGCACAAGTCTATAGCTCCAAGCACGTAGTACGTTATAATAAAGATCGTCGTTAGCACAATATATGAACAAGAACAGCCGTCGGTCGCACGATAAGGACCTATAGTCGTATAAGCTCTAAGGCCTATAATCGAAGTACTAGCACGTATGTCTTAAGAGAACAAATGAACTAGAACTGATATGATCAAGAACGAGATTGCACGAAGTTCTTAATAGGGCTCTAAGAAATGGATGACACCTTCGATGACACACCTTGAGGTCCTAGGTGCTTTTACCGTAATTAgatgtagttgatcaggttacatcTAATTAGAGTAAGAGTACCTactactcaaactggtcatatAAAGGATCACCTCAGAGTGGATTCAAGTTATAGCTCTAGTTTTCCTTAGGAAAAAGctcggtgttcactataaccatggctactgataccaactgtaacaccctgctaaagcggaatatgcgggatgcacagataagcacaattgcacacagtacaattTCCAACACAACCATTAATCATTAAAAGAACAGATGtacgatagttattacagaGCAAGGGATGTAACCCGAATAGTCAATAATCATAAGACAAAACAATTATCTTTAAGAACCAGAACTTGAACTGAAATAGCAAAGGAAAGGTCTTCATAGCTCCTGATCTTGAACGCTCAAACAATCGCCAAATGGATGAGCTTCACAAaggaagactcttatgctaacAAGATCTAtaagcctagcctgaaaagcatgtaagttcaaaaggtcaactacaaaagtagttggtgagatttaCATAATGTACGTTTTAGTctacatataagtatatatgtataataagaacaggatCACAAGAACAAGATCACAAGATTTGTACGTTGAACcaaagtactttataatagtaAGAACTAGGTCATAAGATCTGCACGTTTAGCATAAGTACTCTATAATAGTAAGAAcaaaacaagaacatataatgagCCATAGATATAAATTGTCACTGCTAgcccgattggccagaactgaactctAATGTAAAGATATGCTCATAAAGTTCAAGCACGTCAAGTAAGATCTAGgtcagaacaagaacaagtaatatgcatcctccagaactgcaGAGAATGAgagtgggcctaccctaaacagcgttgtccataattacctacggttcattccctgaactgtgggatatgaattgatagcagtgaacaagaactgaacaagtacatgtacgaactagaacatgatAAAGATCgagtacagtagtataaatgtatttaagatcttgcccattcaagacttaaatattcttttaaacagtttaagaatcatgtcataagtagttcaagatcataatatagtacgtagaatagttcaagaacatatgtacaagtacaaaataattttcatgcttttcagtccccgataaaagaacttgaacaaaatttaCGAAaaggggattagtgaactcacagtgatctggtacaagcacagtttacaagcacagagaacaagcacatggatagataagttatatctatcacaatccaagcacgtcttgaagGAAGCCTAAGTACATATCATTGATCATAAACAAGTAcgcatattagttcatgtgattatttaatcactgaaatgtccttgttgaactgatgatttggtcctttgaagatctttgaacgttttgacacaaaagagtttaaatgaactttaagtacatgaactggactcgaattgaacgtctttgaactcacacataagtgaTTATCGTGTCAATGAGTTGAACGTGTCttaaataatgaactttagccttaagaactcaatttagttgttcatagaactcgtactttaataattaagatagaacatgtctttagtgtactcaattagggtttgcagaATGTACGTTGTTTTAGATCATCTTAGGAACTAGCTTATTCGTTAATATGTAGCCTTGAGTGTACTTAATCGAGGAATAATGAAGCTAAGGATTGATTGGTCGATTAATGATCAAGTGTGGTAAATTATAGGACATGTTCATGTTGTTTTCTGATAGCACAAAGTCGTCCCATTGTTTTAATgtacaagatcgtcccattgtTTTAATGTACAAGATCGTTTTTGTCCCATTGTTTCAATCGTATTGGGTTACAGTTTACATGGAATCAGAAACCTCAGAGTAATCAGGGAGTTATTAGAAAGTTGGATCGTATtttttctaattctaattttgaGAACTTATTTTCTAGGGCGATTGCTTTATTTCAGTCGTATCGTATTTCTGATCATTCTCCAGCTATTTTAAAGCTTCCGGCTGCGATTAAGTTTCGACCTAAATCTTTTAAGTTTGCAAATCTGCTTGTTCATCATACTAAATTTAAAGATGTGGTGTCAAATTGGTGGGGGTAGTGAGGTTTGTGGATATCCAATGTATCGGGTGgtacaaaagttgaaaagtcTAAA includes the following:
- the LOC122585628 gene encoding uncharacterized protein LOC122585628, coding for MRAEFCTKDALQELDQEFGDLKMEGLEIEKYILRFNELARLVPHLASTEEKKIDHIIWGLIPEIRRDLTNKGPKTMSRATVLDKTLTKDIIRSGGLTENVEKGKRNAEEVVEKKVEPPSKKGKILKNYAVTAVPEPTRYYGAYPKCTRCNLHHTGACPVCYKCQGFGHMAKYCNAVTANLIRTNPPPVNRNPLMRNARPPLPPAVPIQRNQNQIQNAQVQRVAYPRGPRNQNHQQQQNQQGPANARVFALNAEEARQNPRVVTGTFLLNDHYASVLFDSGAERSFVALDFKAKTDMITGKLNDKYVVEYANGHKYGTNEIALDYPLILVNKNFIIDLIPVEISSFDVIVGMDWLSKHRLSVVTRN